A section of the Chryseobacterium scophthalmum genome encodes:
- a CDS encoding BamA/TamA family outer membrane protein, translating into MKNTLNTYCKYFLASGITVAVISCSNTKFLKDGQMLYTGAEVKIENDSLSKKEKNELKSALEESLTPKPNSTFLGLRPKLYAYNTTKEPKKEKGIKYWLKYKFGEEPVLLGDVDREFNKDIIVNYSENKGYFNAKAKYDTVSKNKKAQVIYTLNPGARYLISNVNFPKDSTLINSEIQNLKEKTLLKAGNPFDLDVIKNERQRIDNELKDKGFYYFSPDNIIVQADSTVTKDPKVELIVKLKDNTPKLATEQFTIDKVVVFPNYNLRDAKKGKYNIPMNPDSLKGYEYNNIYVVDPDKKFKPRIFDRALYFNQGDIYNRKDHNLSLNRLISLGVFKFVKNEFVVSDSLNHKFDAYYVLTPRELQSLRLEALGRTNSANYAGSELNLNWTQRNFFRGAEQFKASVYGAFDVQMGGPADAENIFRAGTNVQLSIPRIVAPFRFNSSSAFVPRTNVKLGYEFQNRTTLYSLNTFNASFGYQWKENVRKEHELNIFDVSLIRPANVTAKFDSISKGNAYQQRIVEKQLIFGPTYSYTYSTTMLPRKNTFYYKGMLDLAGNITGLVTGANAKEGKEKTIFGIPFSQYAKIENDVRFYHKFNEKTSFASRLIAGVAIPYGNSEHIPFSRQFFVGGSNSIRAFRARTLGPGSYDPRPDQEKNRFMFDQSGDVKLEFNAEYRANLYKFLNVAAFVDAGNIWLINDDIDDKGVNTRPGGKFSKDFLTEIAVGAGVGLRLDFSILVLRLDLAMPLKVPYYEKGDRWTFDRINFGDSSWRKDNLILNIAIGYPF; encoded by the coding sequence ATGAAGAATACGTTGAATACATATTGCAAATATTTTTTGGCATCGGGAATTACGGTGGCAGTTATCTCTTGTAGCAATACCAAATTTCTAAAAGACGGGCAAATGCTCTATACCGGAGCTGAAGTAAAAATAGAAAACGATTCTCTTTCAAAAAAAGAAAAAAATGAATTGAAGTCTGCACTCGAAGAAAGTCTTACCCCAAAACCTAATTCTACTTTCCTTGGTTTAAGACCAAAGTTGTATGCATACAATACTACGAAAGAACCAAAAAAAGAAAAAGGCATAAAATACTGGCTGAAATATAAATTTGGTGAAGAACCTGTTTTGCTTGGAGATGTTGACAGAGAATTTAATAAAGACATTATTGTAAATTATTCTGAAAACAAAGGTTATTTTAATGCAAAAGCTAAATATGACACGGTTTCAAAAAATAAAAAAGCGCAGGTCATTTACACTTTAAATCCGGGAGCGAGATATTTAATAAGCAATGTGAATTTCCCAAAAGACTCCACGCTTATTAATTCAGAAATTCAGAATTTAAAAGAAAAAACGTTACTTAAAGCAGGAAATCCTTTCGATCTTGATGTCATCAAAAACGAACGACAAAGAATCGATAATGAACTAAAAGACAAAGGTTTTTATTACTTCAGTCCAGACAATATTATTGTACAGGCAGACAGTACAGTGACTAAAGACCCAAAAGTTGAGCTTATTGTAAAGCTGAAAGACAACACACCGAAATTGGCAACCGAACAATTTACGATTGATAAAGTGGTTGTTTTTCCTAATTACAATCTCCGTGATGCTAAAAAAGGAAAATACAATATCCCGATGAATCCCGATTCTTTGAAAGGATATGAGTACAATAATATTTACGTAGTTGATCCTGATAAAAAATTTAAACCAAGAATTTTTGACCGAGCTTTATATTTCAATCAAGGTGATATCTACAATAGAAAAGACCACAATTTATCACTTAACCGATTGATCAGTCTGGGTGTTTTTAAATTTGTGAAAAATGAATTTGTCGTTTCAGATTCTTTAAATCATAAGTTTGATGCATATTATGTATTGACTCCAAGAGAACTTCAATCTTTACGCTTGGAAGCTTTGGGAAGAACCAATTCTGCGAATTATGCAGGAAGTGAATTAAATTTAAACTGGACGCAACGAAATTTTTTCCGTGGTGCAGAACAATTTAAAGCTTCTGTTTATGGAGCATTCGATGTTCAGATGGGTGGTCCTGCAGATGCTGAAAATATTTTCAGAGCGGGAACCAATGTACAGTTATCTATTCCGAGAATTGTGGCACCTTTCCGTTTCAATTCTTCAAGTGCTTTCGTACCGAGAACCAATGTTAAATTAGGTTATGAATTTCAGAACAGAACTACTTTATACTCTTTAAATACATTTAATGCTTCATTTGGATATCAATGGAAAGAAAATGTAAGAAAAGAACATGAACTCAATATTTTTGACGTTTCTTTAATTCGTCCAGCCAATGTTACTGCAAAATTTGATTCAATTTCAAAAGGCAATGCTTATCAACAAAGAATTGTTGAGAAACAATTAATTTTTGGACCCACTTATTCTTACACCTACTCCACAACAATGCTTCCGAGAAAAAATACATTCTACTATAAAGGAATGCTCGATTTAGCAGGAAATATTACAGGTCTTGTAACGGGAGCCAATGCAAAAGAGGGAAAAGAGAAAACAATTTTCGGTATTCCTTTCAGTCAGTATGCCAAAATTGAAAACGATGTAAGATTCTATCATAAGTTTAATGAGAAAACATCTTTCGCTTCAAGACTTATTGCAGGAGTTGCCATTCCTTACGGAAATTCAGAGCATATTCCTTTCTCACGACAGTTTTTTGTAGGAGGAAGTAACAGTATCAGAGCATTCAGAGCAAGAACTTTAGGTCCTGGAAGTTACGATCCGAGACCTGATCAAGAAAAAAATAGGTTTATGTTTGATCAGTCAGGTGATGTGAAGTTAGAATTCAATGCAGAATACAGAGCCAATCTTTATAAATTCTTAAATGTTGCCGCATTTGTAGATGCCGGAAATATCTGGCTCATCAATGATGATATCGATGATAAAGGAGTTAATACAAGACCGGGAGGAAAATTTTCTAAAGATTTCTTAACCGAAATTGCTGTAGGAGCCGGAGTTGGTCTACGATTAGATTTCTCAATTTTAGTTTTAAGACTTGATTTGGCAATGCCTCTAAAAGTTCCATATTACGAAAAAGGCGATCGATGGACTTTTGACAGAATCAATTTTGGAGATTCCAGCTGGAGAAAAGATAATCTGATTCTGAATATAGCCATTGGATATCCTTTCTAA
- a CDS encoding YihY/virulence factor BrkB family protein, translating into MLKELKFFWETVKETFTEWNNSSASNDSASLAYYAIFSIPGLLIIIIWIAGYFFGEEAIRGQISTQISGLMGQDVAKSIQDMIAGALIDKENIFMKIVGIGSLVYGSTTLFFQLQKSLNNLWDVEAAPKKALVKFLLDRANSLGMILILGFLLMITMVLSSLIGLFNNFITTYFGLETYIIVEIINFTVGFLVIVVLFALMFKVLPDVEISWKSVWKGALLTAALFTLGKFLLSLYFGQFKPTSAFGTAGTVILIMMWINYSCMLIFFGAEFTKVYTYRKGYKIVPSKHAKWSSAKLYRESQIQNEAQV; encoded by the coding sequence ATGCTAAAAGAACTCAAATTTTTCTGGGAAACCGTAAAAGAAACATTTACAGAATGGAATAATTCATCTGCTTCCAATGACTCGGCAAGTTTGGCTTATTATGCCATTTTCTCAATTCCGGGATTGCTGATTATTATTATCTGGATTGCAGGATATTTTTTTGGTGAAGAAGCCATTCGCGGACAAATCAGTACTCAGATTAGCGGATTGATGGGACAGGATGTTGCCAAAAGCATTCAGGATATGATTGCAGGAGCACTCATCGATAAAGAAAATATTTTTATGAAAATTGTAGGAATTGGGTCATTGGTTTACGGTTCCACTACCCTATTTTTTCAGTTGCAGAAATCATTGAATAATCTGTGGGATGTAGAAGCTGCCCCTAAAAAAGCTTTGGTTAAATTTCTTTTAGACCGCGCCAATTCTTTAGGCATGATTCTTATTTTAGGATTTTTACTGATGATCACAATGGTTTTATCCTCATTAATCGGACTTTTTAATAATTTCATCACGACCTATTTCGGTCTTGAAACGTATATCATTGTAGAAATTATTAATTTCACCGTAGGATTTTTAGTTATTGTCGTCCTTTTTGCATTGATGTTTAAAGTACTTCCCGATGTAGAAATCAGTTGGAAATCGGTTTGGAAAGGCGCTTTGCTAACTGCCGCTTTGTTTACTTTAGGTAAATTTTTGCTGAGTCTTTACTTCGGTCAGTTTAAACCAACCTCAGCATTTGGAACTGCCGGAACCGTAATTTTAATTATGATGTGGATTAATTATTCGTGTATGCTGATTTTCTTCGGAGCAGAATTTACGAAAGTCTACACTTATCGAAAAGGATACAAGATTGTTCCTTCGAAACATGCTAAATGGAGCAGTGCAAAACTCTATCGAGAAAGCCAGATTCAAAACGAAGCTCAGGTTTAA
- the argS gene encoding arginine--tRNA ligase: MNIKDIIEQKLAEVILNVYQLKDIKLEIQENKTEFEGDFTIVTFPLVKQLKKNPESIGVELGEGLTTQTELLESFNVVKGFLNVKVKNQFFVDQFKTVSEQFLNIEKKNATVMVEYSSPNTNKPLHLGHIRNNLLGFSVAQILKEAGYDVIKSQIINDRGIHICKSMLAWEKFGKGETPNAETKGDKFVGNYYVKFDQEYKKEIAELIANGSTEDQAKKDAPLMKEAQQMLLDWENGDEKIRNLWSEMNSWVYDGFNQTYKRLGVDFDQVQYESNTYILGKDLIQEGLDKGVLYQKEDGSVWCDLTAEGLDEKLLLRSDGTSVYMTQDLGTAVQRFKENDIQKLIYTVGNEQDYHFQVLFKILGKLGYSWADQLYHLSYGMVELPNGKMKSREGTVVDADDLMQEMYNEAKLKAIEQGRLEGLTDGEKEISYEIIGQAALKYFMLKVDPKKKMLFNPEESIDFNGNTGPFILYTYARIQSLLIKANYLNREIAEVELNQHEKEVIMQLANYKSVVERASESLSPALVANYLYDLVKSYNSFYQSNIILKLEDEDLKQFRLNLSNLTAQTIKKSLSLLGIGTVNRM, encoded by the coding sequence ATGAATATTAAAGATATAATAGAACAAAAACTGGCAGAGGTTATCCTTAATGTCTATCAGTTGAAAGATATAAAACTTGAAATCCAGGAAAATAAAACTGAGTTTGAGGGTGATTTTACCATCGTTACCTTTCCTTTAGTTAAGCAATTAAAGAAAAATCCTGAAAGCATTGGGGTAGAACTAGGAGAAGGATTAACAACACAGACTGAATTGCTGGAAAGCTTTAACGTGGTAAAAGGATTTTTAAATGTAAAAGTTAAAAACCAATTCTTCGTAGATCAGTTTAAAACGGTTTCTGAACAGTTTTTAAATATAGAAAAGAAAAATGCAACTGTAATGGTTGAATATTCTTCACCGAATACCAACAAACCATTGCATTTAGGACATATCAGAAATAATCTTTTAGGTTTTTCTGTCGCTCAGATTCTTAAAGAAGCTGGATATGATGTAATAAAAAGTCAGATTATCAACGATAGAGGAATCCATATCTGTAAATCGATGTTGGCTTGGGAGAAATTTGGAAAAGGAGAAACACCGAATGCAGAAACGAAAGGAGATAAATTTGTAGGAAACTACTATGTTAAATTTGACCAGGAATACAAAAAAGAAATAGCTGAACTTATTGCGAATGGAAGCACTGAAGATCAGGCTAAAAAAGATGCTCCTTTAATGAAAGAAGCTCAACAAATGCTTTTGGATTGGGAAAATGGTGATGAAAAAATAAGAAATCTTTGGAGCGAAATGAACTCTTGGGTTTATGATGGTTTCAATCAGACTTACAAAAGATTGGGCGTAGATTTCGATCAGGTTCAGTATGAAAGCAATACTTATATTTTAGGAAAAGACCTTATTCAGGAAGGATTGGATAAAGGGGTGCTGTATCAGAAAGAAGACGGTTCGGTTTGGTGTGACTTGACTGCTGAAGGTTTAGACGAGAAACTTTTGCTTCGTTCAGACGGAACTTCTGTGTATATGACCCAAGATTTGGGAACAGCGGTTCAGCGTTTTAAAGAAAACGATATTCAGAAATTAATTTATACAGTAGGAAACGAGCAGGATTACCATTTCCAGGTTTTATTTAAAATCTTAGGAAAATTAGGATATTCTTGGGCAGATCAGTTGTACCATTTATCTTATGGAATGGTAGAACTTCCAAACGGTAAAATGAAATCTCGTGAAGGAACAGTTGTCGATGCAGACGATCTGATGCAGGAAATGTATAATGAAGCAAAATTAAAAGCAATTGAGCAAGGAAGATTAGAGGGTCTTACTGACGGGGAAAAAGAAATTTCTTATGAGATCATTGGTCAGGCTGCATTGAAATATTTCATGCTGAAAGTAGATCCAAAGAAAAAAATGCTTTTCAATCCTGAAGAAAGTATTGATTTTAATGGAAATACAGGACCGTTTATTTTATACACTTATGCTCGTATTCAATCGTTGTTGATTAAAGCAAATTATTTGAATAGAGAAATTGCTGAGGTAGAATTAAATCAGCATGAAAAAGAAGTAATTATGCAATTGGCAAATTATAAATCTGTTGTTGAAAGAGCATCTGAATCATTAAGTCCAGCTTTAGTTGCAAATTATCTTTATGATTTAGTAAAATCTTACAATTCATTCTATCAAAGCAATATAATTCTAAAACTTGAAGATGAAGATTTAAAACAATTCCGTTTGAATTTATCAAATCTCACTGCACAAACAATAAAGAAATCATTAAGCTTACTGGGAATAGGAACCGTAAACAGAATGTAA